A window of the Coprobacter fastidiosus genome harbors these coding sequences:
- a CDS encoding dipeptidase: MNVKEYIEKNRGRFQEELFSLIRIPSISSDPSHKNDMQECALRWKNLLLETGVDMAEVMPTSANPVVFASKVIDPSAPTVLVYGHYDVMPVEPLELWNTDPFELVIQDGRLWARGADDDKGQSFLQVKAFEIALREKLLKCNVKFLFEGGEEIGSPGLEDFCLAHKDLLKSDIILVSDTSMVGADVPSITTGLRGLAYWEIEVTGPNRDLHSGIFGGAVANPINVLCKMIAGITDNDGHITIPGFYDDVEEVSAREREMLAAVPYSEDKYRESLDVKALFGEKGYSTLERTAIRPTFDVCGIWGGFTGEGSKTVLPSKAYAKVSCRLVPHQEHEKISGMFIDYINRIAPDYVRVKVTPMHGGEGYVCPIDLPAYKAAEKGYEDAFGKKPLAVRRGGSIPIIAAFEKVLGVKSILMGFGLESDATHSPNENMPIDIMDKGIEAIVGFYREYGR, from the coding sequence ATGAATGTAAAAGAATATATTGAGAAAAATCGCGGACGGTTTCAGGAGGAGTTGTTTTCTTTGATTAGAATACCTTCTATAAGTTCAGATCCTTCACATAAGAACGATATGCAAGAGTGCGCTTTGCGCTGGAAAAATTTATTGCTGGAGACCGGTGTCGATATGGCAGAGGTGATGCCGACTTCAGCAAATCCGGTAGTATTTGCTTCTAAAGTTATCGATCCGTCAGCTCCTACGGTTTTGGTTTATGGGCATTATGATGTGATGCCTGTCGAGCCTTTGGAGTTGTGGAATACCGATCCTTTTGAACTCGTAATTCAGGACGGACGTTTGTGGGCGAGGGGGGCTGACGATGATAAAGGTCAATCGTTTTTGCAAGTCAAGGCATTTGAGATTGCTTTGCGGGAGAAGCTGTTGAAATGCAATGTTAAGTTTTTGTTTGAAGGCGGAGAGGAGATCGGTTCTCCCGGGCTTGAAGATTTTTGCCTTGCTCATAAAGACCTTTTGAAATCGGATATAATTTTGGTTTCCGATACGAGTATGGTGGGAGCGGATGTCCCTTCTATTACTACCGGTTTGAGGGGATTGGCATATTGGGAAATAGAAGTGACCGGACCTAATCGGGATTTACATTCAGGTATTTTCGGAGGTGCGGTGGCAAATCCTATAAATGTTTTGTGTAAAATGATCGCCGGAATTACCGATAATGACGGACATATTACGATTCCCGGTTTCTATGATGACGTAGAAGAAGTTTCTGCTCGGGAACGGGAGATGTTGGCTGCCGTTCCTTATAGTGAAGATAAATATCGTGAATCATTGGATGTAAAAGCTCTTTTCGGAGAGAAAGGGTATTCGACGCTGGAGCGTACGGCGATTCGTCCGACATTCGATGTTTGCGGAATTTGGGGCGGCTTCACGGGAGAAGGGTCGAAAACGGTTCTTCCATCTAAGGCTTATGCTAAAGTTTCGTGTCGTCTGGTTCCGCATCAGGAACATGAAAAAATATCAGGAATGTTTATCGATTATATCAATCGTATTGCTCCTGATTATGTACGGGTAAAAGTGACACCGATGCATGGGGGAGAAGGGTATGTATGCCCGATAGATCTTCCGGCATATAAAGCTGCGGAAAAAGGCTATGAGGATGCTTTCGGGAAGAAACCTTTGGCTGTTCGTCGGGGGGGGAGCATTCCTATTATCGCAGCTTTCGAGAAAGTTTTAGGAGTAAAATCTATTCTTATGGGTTTCGGTCTGGAGTCGGATGCGACGCATTCACCGAATGAAAATATGCCGATAGATATTATGGACAAAGGAATAGAAGCGATTGTCGGATTTTATAGGGAGTACGGAAGATAA
- a CDS encoding hybrid sensor histidine kinase/response regulator transcription factor produces MKLKFTIILTLLCCIKGLSYAQPKCSFAHYAPDDGLSGKTVMSITQDKKGFMWFGTWNGLSKFDGYRFKTYKSTPSDPESLINNRVDLIIEDSYQYIWVLSYDGQVHRFDPRSEKFNNIPINAHERSNRGKGITHIQHAGEGKMWLLSDTEGCFRIETDPETHNLTSHWYSTKNKKLPSDIVNKIYTDPQKNSWIMTKQGMISVDSVGNSYPVHYPSSVHQPIIYDALYSGGHMWFSSSSGQIFRQSDNGISELIQLPTEDIICSIKQLKNKQLLFLTERDGFFIYDITTRQISHVKQDTFPLQARHQQMISAFIDSHNEIWLLLSETGVLHHNLKNGTTDYFWLKGDVINPYSYPPTPFISEDCKGRLWIRPSGGAFSYYDRQENKLKYFYNAPEDPARKFSNILHTAFSDRQGNLWLCTHSKGLEKISFVETPVEILRPNTSANSFSVNEVRFLFKDDQNNLWVATKEGSLYLYDRNYSPIGKLLDNGKIGNGTPFKGIVYCIFQDKDKNIWLGTKGNGLYKLTGKDIHSGFRMVNFKHDRKNPFSLSHNNVYCVTQDTEGRIWIATYGGGINYIDTANGKTRFIHPGNQLKNYPMTSCFRTRHICCDKNGNMFVGTTGGLLCFSTHFTSPESLEFNHLRQDNMSKDGLTANDVHYIYPASDNTIYIGTFGGGLLKITPPYQWNERFKFENYISQVPQPSDIVYSITEDSRGYIWMGTESTITKFKPKENTFENYGIESGIDVRYFSEATICKMGKDILLGSDDGIYIFSPEKLKKQDYFSPLTFSRFLLFGREVDPTTEDSPLKELLDDQEEMTLTHKQSDFSIEFSTLDFRDPSLIHYAYKLEGFDKNWTYANNQRTATYTNLPKGEYTFRVKSTNSDGKWIDNERELKIKVLPSFWNSTAGYIFYIIVLLLIMGTVMYVLFTIYRLKHEVQMEHTLTQMKLRFFTDISHELRTPLTLIAGPVDYILHNEKVNPEVKEQLQLVERNTNRMLRLINEILDFRKIQNKKMRLSVEEINFGVEVQRICENFYPLAEERHIHFSVEDHSHGAILWADKEKLETILSNLLSNAFKFTFSNKSITVKTSETNDNLILQVSDEGIGINKDKINSIFDRFSSSEKQNLSKQPGTGVGMHLTKELINMHGATIQVKSIEGKGSTFTVTFRKGYRHFGNEADLIKKELTTETTDKETKNIQENIGYTDNAGNPMQESTGKPVILVVEDNTDLQEFLRTILCSEYEVHKAINGADALNRLSNLQPDIVISDVMMPEMDGIEFTRKLKEDINTSHIPVILLTAKSSLENQMEGLENGADDYITKPFSATYLKAKIENILRARKKLQEYYASHSTDNKNSETKSPDQPVLNSRDQKFIDTITVVLEKELDNSDFTIDELVSQVGLGRTVFFKKLKALTGLSPVEYIREFRLTRATELICNDEYNISQISYMVGISDPRYFSRCFKQKYGMTPTEYKDKIQGKNK; encoded by the coding sequence TTGAAACTTAAATTTACTATCATCCTAACACTATTATGCTGTATTAAAGGGCTATCATACGCCCAGCCAAAGTGCAGTTTCGCTCATTATGCTCCTGACGACGGACTATCCGGAAAAACGGTTATGAGTATTACTCAAGACAAAAAGGGGTTCATGTGGTTCGGGACATGGAATGGGTTAAGCAAATTCGACGGGTATCGGTTTAAAACTTATAAATCCACGCCTTCTGATCCTGAAAGCCTGATAAACAACCGGGTAGACTTGATTATTGAAGATAGTTACCAATACATTTGGGTACTCTCCTATGACGGTCAGGTACACCGATTTGATCCCCGCTCAGAAAAATTCAACAATATTCCGATAAATGCCCATGAAAGGAGCAATCGTGGAAAAGGGATTACACATATTCAACATGCCGGAGAAGGAAAGATGTGGTTATTATCCGATACCGAAGGCTGTTTCAGAATCGAAACCGATCCTGAAACGCACAATCTAACCAGCCATTGGTATTCTACAAAAAATAAAAAACTGCCGAGTGACATCGTAAACAAAATTTATACTGATCCTCAGAAAAACAGTTGGATCATGACAAAGCAAGGTATGATTTCGGTAGATTCCGTAGGAAATTCGTATCCTGTACATTATCCTTCATCTGTACATCAACCGATTATATACGATGCTTTATACAGTGGAGGACACATGTGGTTTTCTTCTTCTTCCGGTCAAATATTCAGGCAAAGCGACAACGGAATATCAGAACTGATTCAACTTCCGACCGAAGACATAATCTGTTCCATTAAACAACTTAAAAACAAACAGCTTCTTTTTCTTACCGAACGAGACGGATTTTTTATCTATGACATAACGACCCGACAAATATCCCATGTAAAACAAGACACATTTCCGTTACAAGCCCGTCATCAGCAAATGATTTCGGCTTTTATAGATTCCCATAACGAAATATGGTTACTACTTTCCGAAACCGGTGTTTTGCATCATAATCTCAAAAACGGTACTACCGATTATTTCTGGCTAAAAGGAGATGTCATTAATCCCTACTCATACCCCCCTACACCTTTTATTTCAGAAGATTGCAAAGGCAGATTATGGATACGCCCGTCCGGAGGTGCATTCTCTTATTACGACAGACAAGAAAACAAACTAAAATATTTTTATAATGCACCGGAAGACCCGGCAAGAAAATTTTCGAATATCCTGCACACCGCCTTCTCAGACCGCCAAGGAAACCTTTGGTTGTGCACACACTCGAAAGGCCTTGAAAAAATAAGCTTTGTAGAAACTCCCGTTGAAATACTCCGACCGAACACTTCGGCAAACTCTTTCTCTGTAAACGAAGTGAGATTTCTATTCAAAGACGATCAAAATAATCTATGGGTAGCGACAAAAGAAGGCTCGTTATACCTGTATGACCGCAACTACTCCCCCATAGGCAAATTATTAGATAACGGAAAAATAGGTAACGGCACCCCGTTCAAAGGGATCGTTTACTGTATTTTTCAAGATAAAGATAAAAATATCTGGTTAGGGACAAAAGGCAACGGTCTTTATAAGTTAACCGGAAAAGATATTCATTCCGGATTTCGTATGGTAAATTTCAAACACGATCGGAAAAACCCCTTCAGCCTGAGCCATAATAATGTATATTGCGTCACACAAGATACAGAAGGACGGATATGGATAGCCACTTATGGTGGCGGTATCAATTATATCGATACCGCCAATGGCAAAACACGATTTATCCATCCGGGAAATCAATTGAAAAACTATCCGATGACCTCCTGTTTCCGTACACGTCATATCTGCTGCGATAAAAACGGTAATATGTTTGTCGGAACAACAGGCGGGCTTCTCTGTTTCTCTACACATTTCACGTCTCCGGAATCCCTTGAATTCAACCATTTGCGGCAAGACAATATGTCGAAAGACGGCCTTACGGCCAATGATGTACATTACATTTATCCGGCATCGGATAACACAATTTATATCGGTACTTTCGGAGGCGGACTGCTGAAAATAACACCACCATATCAATGGAATGAGCGTTTCAAATTTGAAAATTATATTTCTCAAGTTCCTCAACCGAGCGACATCGTGTACAGCATTACCGAAGATAGCCGAGGGTATATATGGATGGGAACAGAAAGCACCATTACCAAATTTAAACCGAAAGAAAATACTTTTGAGAACTATGGCATCGAGTCGGGAATTGACGTCCGTTATTTTTCAGAAGCGACAATCTGCAAAATGGGTAAAGATATTCTTCTCGGCAGTGATGACGGAATTTATATCTTCTCGCCCGAGAAACTAAAAAAACAAGATTACTTTTCGCCTTTGACATTCAGCCGTTTTCTTTTGTTCGGGAGAGAAGTAGATCCGACAACAGAAGACTCCCCGTTAAAGGAACTTTTAGATGATCAGGAAGAAATGACACTGACGCACAAACAATCCGATTTCAGTATAGAGTTCTCAACCTTGGATTTCAGAGATCCTTCATTGATTCATTACGCATATAAATTAGAAGGATTTGATAAAAATTGGACATACGCAAATAACCAACGGACTGCAACTTATACCAATTTGCCCAAAGGAGAATATACCTTTCGTGTAAAATCAACAAATAGCGACGGAAAATGGATCGATAACGAAAGAGAACTTAAAATAAAGGTTTTACCGTCATTTTGGAACAGCACAGCCGGATATATATTTTATATCATAGTATTGCTTCTTATTATGGGAACAGTCATGTATGTGCTGTTCACCATATATCGGTTGAAACACGAAGTGCAGATGGAACACACTCTAACCCAAATGAAGCTTCGCTTTTTTACGGATATTTCTCACGAACTCCGCACCCCTCTGACATTAATTGCCGGACCGGTAGATTATATTTTACATAATGAAAAAGTAAATCCCGAAGTCAAAGAACAGCTCCAATTAGTAGAGCGGAATACAAATCGTATGCTTAGGCTGATCAATGAAATCCTGGATTTCAGGAAAATTCAAAACAAAAAAATGCGTCTAAGCGTAGAAGAAATTAATTTCGGGGTTGAAGTACAACGAATCTGTGAAAATTTTTATCCGTTAGCAGAAGAACGTCACATCCATTTCTCTGTCGAAGATCATTCGCACGGGGCGATTTTATGGGCTGATAAAGAAAAACTCGAAACGATCCTGAGCAATTTGCTTTCGAATGCCTTCAAATTTACATTCTCGAATAAATCTATTACGGTCAAGACCTCTGAAACAAATGATAACTTAATCCTTCAAGTTTCGGACGAAGGTATAGGGATCAATAAAGATAAAATCAATTCGATTTTCGACAGATTTTCCAGTTCCGAAAAACAAAATCTCTCTAAGCAGCCGGGAACAGGAGTAGGCATGCACTTAACAAAAGAACTGATCAATATGCATGGCGCTACCATACAGGTAAAAAGCATTGAAGGTAAAGGCAGTACATTTACTGTAACTTTCAGAAAAGGATACAGGCATTTCGGGAACGAAGCCGATTTAATCAAAAAAGAACTGACAACCGAAACAACAGATAAGGAAACTAAAAATATTCAAGAAAATATCGGATATACGGACAATGCAGGAAATCCGATGCAAGAATCTACCGGAAAACCAGTTATACTGGTCGTTGAGGATAACACCGACTTGCAAGAATTTCTTCGCACCATCCTATGTTCCGAATATGAAGTTCATAAAGCCATAAATGGTGCAGATGCTTTGAACCGGCTAAGCAATTTACAACCGGATATTGTTATTTCGGATGTTATGATGCCCGAAATGGATGGAATAGAGTTTACCCGGAAACTCAAAGAAGACATTAATACGAGCCATATTCCTGTAATTTTGCTCACAGCAAAATCATCGCTTGAGAATCAAATGGAGGGTTTGGAAAACGGAGCAGACGATTATATCACCAAACCGTTTAGCGCAACTTATCTGAAAGCCAAAATCGAGAACATTTTGCGAGCACGTAAAAAACTTCAGGAATACTACGCTTCTCACTCTACCGATAACAAAAATTCTGAAACAAAAAGTCCCGATCAACCGGTACTGAACTCCCGCGATCAAAAATTCATTGATACAATTACCGTCGTATTGGAAAAGGAACTCGATAACAGCGACTTCACAATCGATGAATTAGTATCACAAGTAGGGTTGGGAAGAACTGTCTTCTTCAAAAAGCTGAAGGCGCTTACCGGTCTTTCCCCCGTAGAGTATATAAGAGAATTTCGCTTGACAAGAGCTACCGAACTGATTTGTAACGATGAATACAACATTTCTCAAATATCTTATATGGTAGGGATCAGCGATCCTCGCTATTTCAGTCGGTGTTTTAAACAAAAGTACGGAATGACTCCTACTGAATATAAAGATAAGATACAAGGAAAAAACAAGTAA
- a CDS encoding right-handed parallel beta-helix repeat-containing protein, whose product MRKILFLAFQFLILHVSATTYYVSTNGKPEGDGSKENPYNITTAVKKANPGDVIYLAGGTYSLSETVKISRNGTTSSPIKMQPEPETGRPVLDFSGQPRFDSNARGIQLSGDYWHITGLDIIKAGDNGLYIDGGNYNTIEFCRFSENGDTGLQIGGGATYNLILNCDSYYNADKNMGNADGFACKTSAGTGNIFRYCRAWMNSDDGYDGYLKDSNDITTTYEGCYAFMNGILQDGTAAGDGNGFKMGGCDADALRSHNAILKNCVAAKNKKNGFDRNSNIGSMTLYNCTSYANEGNDYIFVAAKEKQQDLAEGKKITIKNCISVSNTTPNISCRTDQIDMSHNTWDENLNCNTDDFVSLNINQYLADRDENGNLPDFTCLHLKSTSSLIDKGIVITGISYNGNAPDLGAYEYQPGDIDIDPSDPLEDYTVNFSTIPGIFSAETVTGGTTGTQHGITIGGTGSKSGSFIPSQAANAPGSSGAVKLDGNGSYVQFPKQPKVKQVICHVAASGININPRSLSLQSSIDGINFSDIPGGLLEVTNDATGKTICIDFDGTKDLFFRLISKSSGWNIYDFIVKPDNMTTGVPETEVTDITNIHLTGNILYLPENKSVTIYNISGKLCFQNKNTTTIDFSAQNRGYYIVRIKDMKGNTIISKIMY is encoded by the coding sequence ATGCGGAAAATTTTATTTTTAGCGTTCCAATTCTTGATTTTACACGTTTCTGCAACAACGTATTATGTGTCGACAAATGGAAAACCGGAGGGCGACGGAAGCAAAGAGAACCCCTACAACATAACGACTGCCGTAAAAAAAGCAAATCCGGGAGACGTTATCTATCTTGCCGGAGGGACTTATTCTCTATCGGAAACCGTTAAAATAAGCAGAAACGGAACAACCTCTTCTCCAATCAAGATGCAACCCGAGCCGGAAACTGGACGTCCGGTTCTGGACTTCAGCGGACAACCTCGCTTCGATAGTAATGCCCGGGGAATTCAATTGTCGGGAGATTATTGGCACATTACAGGATTGGATATTATTAAAGCCGGTGACAATGGACTTTATATCGATGGGGGAAACTACAACACAATAGAATTTTGCAGGTTCAGTGAAAACGGAGATACCGGATTACAAATCGGAGGAGGTGCGACATATAATCTTATCCTGAACTGCGATTCATATTATAATGCAGATAAAAATATGGGAAATGCAGATGGTTTTGCCTGTAAAACAAGTGCCGGAACAGGTAACATATTCAGATATTGCCGTGCATGGATGAACTCTGATGACGGATATGACGGATATTTAAAAGACAGCAACGACATCACTACGACTTACGAAGGCTGTTATGCTTTTATGAACGGAATATTGCAGGACGGAACTGCGGCTGGAGACGGTAATGGCTTTAAAATGGGAGGATGCGATGCCGATGCTTTACGCTCGCATAATGCCATATTAAAAAATTGCGTAGCGGCCAAAAATAAAAAAAACGGTTTTGACCGGAATAGCAATATAGGTAGTATGACTCTATATAATTGTACATCCTATGCTAATGAAGGAAACGACTATATTTTCGTAGCAGCCAAAGAAAAACAGCAAGATCTGGCTGAAGGGAAAAAAATAACGATAAAAAATTGCATTTCAGTATCGAATACGACACCGAATATAAGCTGTCGTACAGATCAGATAGATATGAGTCATAACACATGGGACGAAAATCTGAATTGCAACACAGATGATTTTGTAAGCCTGAACATAAATCAATATTTGGCAGATCGTGACGAAAACGGGAATTTACCGGATTTCACCTGTCTGCATTTGAAATCGACCAGTTCGCTCATCGACAAAGGCATCGTCATTACTGGTATTTCCTATAACGGTAATGCCCCCGATTTAGGCGCATACGAATATCAACCGGGAGATATAGATATCGATCCGTCCGACCCTCTCGAAGATTATACGGTAAACTTCAGTACGATTCCGGGAATCTTTTCGGCCGAGACAGTAACAGGAGGAACTACCGGAACACAGCACGGAATTACCATAGGAGGAACTGGCAGTAAATCGGGAAGTTTTATTCCATCACAAGCAGCAAACGCACCAGGATCTTCCGGAGCTGTCAAATTAGACGGCAACGGCTCTTATGTACAATTCCCCAAACAACCTAAAGTAAAACAAGTAATATGCCATGTTGCGGCATCAGGTATCAATATCAATCCCCGTTCCCTATCATTGCAAAGTTCTATAGACGGCATAAATTTTTCCGACATTCCAGGAGGATTGTTGGAAGTAACTAACGATGCAACAGGAAAAACAATCTGCATTGATTTCGACGGAACAAAAGACCTGTTTTTTCGCCTTATTTCCAAATCTTCGGGATGGAATATATATGATTTTATCGTAAAACCTGATAACATGACCACCGGTGTTCCCGAAACGGAAGTAACCGATATAACGAATATTCATTTAACCGGGAACATTCTATATCTTCCTGAAAACAAATCCGTTACTATATATAATATATCTGGAAAACTTTGTTTTCAAAATAAAAATACGACAACAATCGATTTTTCGGCTCAGAACCGAGGATATTATATAGTTCGGATAAAAGATATGAAAGGGAACACCATTATTTCAAAAATAATGTATTGA
- a CDS encoding TIGR01212 family radical SAM protein (This family includes YhcC from E. coli K-12, an uncharacterized radical SAM protein.): MDDKPYADFGVFLKKYFRGKVQKISINAGFTCPNRDGTKGKGGCTYCNNQTFSPEYCNTDKSITEQLQEGIGFFGRKYPDMEYLAYFQAYTNTYGDLRSLQGKYEEALSVHGVVGLIIGTRPDCMSDRLLSYLSELSKKYFVLVEYGIESTCDETLRRINRGHTFSDSADAVMRTANAGVLAGAHMILGLPGEDREMIISHAERLSQLPLSTLKLHQLQLIRNTRMAYEQVENPEEFHLFDVDEYIDLVIDFIEHLRPDITVERFVSQSPDDLLIAPKWGLKNHEFTARLLKRMLQRNSRQGKMYVPSVL; encoded by the coding sequence ATGGATGATAAACCTTATGCCGATTTCGGGGTATTTCTGAAAAAATATTTTCGAGGTAAAGTTCAGAAAATTTCTATAAATGCCGGATTTACCTGTCCGAATAGAGATGGGACAAAAGGAAAAGGGGGATGTACCTATTGCAATAATCAGACTTTCAGTCCTGAATATTGCAATACCGACAAGTCTATTACCGAGCAACTGCAGGAAGGAATCGGTTTTTTCGGGCGCAAGTATCCCGATATGGAATATTTAGCCTATTTTCAAGCCTACACCAATACTTACGGAGATTTGCGATCGTTGCAGGGTAAGTATGAAGAGGCTTTGAGCGTTCATGGTGTTGTGGGGTTGATTATCGGTACACGTCCCGATTGTATGTCGGATCGACTTCTTTCCTATTTATCGGAGCTGTCGAAAAAATATTTTGTCTTGGTCGAGTATGGCATAGAATCGACATGCGATGAGACGTTGAGAAGAATAAACCGGGGACATACTTTTTCCGATTCTGCGGATGCGGTAATGCGTACGGCAAATGCCGGAGTTTTAGCCGGAGCTCACATGATTTTGGGACTTCCGGGAGAAGATCGGGAAATGATCATTTCTCATGCAGAAAGATTGTCTCAGTTGCCATTGTCGACATTGAAATTACATCAGTTGCAACTGATCCGCAATACCCGTATGGCGTACGAGCAGGTGGAGAATCCTGAAGAATTTCACCTGTTCGATGTCGATGAATATATCGATTTGGTGATTGATTTTATCGAACATCTGAGACCGGATATTACAGTCGAACGTTTTGTTTCCCAGTCTCCCGATGATTTGTTGATAGCTCCGAAATGGGGATTAAAAAATCATGAATTCACTGCTCGTTTATTGAAACGTATGTTGCAGAGGAATAGTAGACAGGGGAAAATGTATGTTCCGTCTGTACTGTAA
- a CDS encoding DUF4932 domain-containing protein: MRIRLFMYCLFWSFCIFHSKAQIIGPQVNENVELMSILARLAGYPEYNMDMAGQYITDIDLHFKNTFEHPAVIYMKDLRKQHGISYDAVMSMALHVKEKEGKFFLIEEEINMLREQWDKVDKNKFLNLLADFYKESRFHDFFKAHQEFYQKGIQAYEDKVSKYIDENWFESFYGNVLNEKFSIIIGFCNGGANYGVSRHIKGEQKEVFALVAYFVNNNENKPLYVKEDLLTLVHEFNHSFINYLLDESRYPNHVKALESSGSYLLESSMWAMSQQAYGEWKSMISESLVRAAVICYMLDKNYKPEDVRKELLYNMQRNFRWMPELVGLLRKYERKQKKYGNFENFYPQIIDFFVNYAEKENKRLSNVK; the protein is encoded by the coding sequence ATGAGAATAAGATTGTTCATGTATTGTTTGTTCTGGTCTTTTTGTATTTTTCATTCTAAGGCTCAGATTATAGGACCACAAGTTAATGAAAATGTAGAACTTATGAGTATTTTGGCGCGCTTGGCTGGATATCCGGAATATAATATGGACATGGCCGGACAATATATTACGGACATTGACTTACATTTCAAAAATACATTTGAACATCCGGCTGTAATCTACATGAAAGACCTTAGGAAGCAACATGGGATATCGTATGATGCTGTTATGTCCATGGCCCTTCACGTAAAAGAGAAAGAAGGAAAATTTTTTCTAATAGAAGAAGAAATAAACATGCTGAGAGAGCAGTGGGATAAAGTGGACAAGAATAAGTTCCTGAATTTACTTGCTGATTTCTATAAAGAAAGTCGTTTCCATGACTTCTTTAAAGCTCATCAAGAGTTTTACCAGAAAGGTATACAAGCTTACGAGGACAAAGTTTCTAAATATATTGATGAGAATTGGTTCGAATCATTTTATGGAAATGTGTTGAACGAGAAATTTTCTATCATCATCGGTTTTTGTAACGGTGGCGCAAACTATGGCGTAAGTCGTCATATAAAAGGGGAACAAAAAGAAGTGTTTGCTCTTGTGGCTTATTTTGTAAACAACAATGAGAATAAACCATTATACGTTAAGGAGGATTTATTGACTTTAGTACATGAGTTTAACCATTCTTTTATCAACTATTTGTTGGATGAAAGCAGGTATCCTAATCATGTAAAGGCTCTTGAAAGTTCTGGAAGTTATTTGCTTGAATCGTCAATGTGGGCTATGTCGCAACAGGCATATGGAGAGTGGAAAAGTATGATTAGTGAATCATTGGTGCGTGCTGCCGTAATTTGTTATATGTTGGATAAGAACTACAAACCGGAAGACGTGAGAAAAGAACTTTTGTATAATATGCAGCGTAATTTCAGATGGATGCCGGAATTGGTCGGGTTGTTAAGAAAATATGAGAGAAAGCAAAAAAAATACGGTAATTTTGAGAATTTCTATCCACAAATAATAGATTTTTTTGTAAATTATGCTGAAAAAGAAAATAAAAGATTGAGTAATGTAAAGTAA